Proteins encoded in a region of the Bombiscardovia apis genome:
- the thrS gene encoding threonine--tRNA ligase has product MGQSSISINLSGEMKEVAADSTGVELFAENKNIIAILLNGQPRDLYTPLHEGDTLEPIDLESEEGLAIMRHSATHVMAQAVQEIRPDAKLGIGPVIKDGFYYDFDVEQPFTPDDLKEIEKRMKAIIKSSQSFRRRVVSEEEARAEEADQPYKLELIGLKEAQIEGEEATEVSAGELSMYDNMDRDGNVVWKDLCRGPHLPNTRYIKAFKIMRSAAAYWRGSEKNPMLQRVYGTAWASKDDLKAYMTRLEEAAKRDHRKLGSELDLFSFPDEIGPGLAVFHPKGAAIINAMEDYSREMHRKTGYSFVQTPHITKGNLYEISGHLQWYKDGMYPAMHLDEETDSQGQVVKQGFDYYLKPMNCPMHNLIFKSRQRSYKELPLRLFEFGTVYRYEKSGEVHGLTRVRGLTQDDSHIYCTREQMKDELTSLLKFVLKVLKDFGLNDFYLELSTKDPNKFVGSDEVWEEATSTLAEVGKESGLELVDDPCGAAFYGPKISVQARDAIGRTWQVSTIQLDFNLPERFGLEYIAADGSHQRPVMIHRALFGSIERFFAILLEHYAGAFPAWLAPVQVQAVPVADEFADHLEDIIAQLKNNLVRCEVDRSDDRFGKKIRNAAKSKAPFILIAGEEDVSNNAVSFRFRDGSQLNGVAVPDAVAWIDQAIKQRALINSVEDFVAHTDAVQN; this is encoded by the coding sequence ATGGGTCAGTCATCTATTTCCATTAACCTCAGCGGCGAAATGAAGGAGGTGGCAGCTGACTCAACCGGTGTCGAACTTTTTGCAGAAAACAAAAACATTATCGCGATTCTGCTCAATGGCCAGCCACGCGACCTCTACACTCCTCTCCACGAAGGCGACACGCTAGAGCCTATCGATCTTGAGTCCGAAGAGGGATTGGCGATTATGCGCCATTCTGCCACCCATGTGATGGCTCAAGCTGTGCAAGAGATTAGGCCAGATGCCAAGCTTGGCATTGGTCCAGTCATTAAAGACGGCTTTTATTATGACTTCGATGTAGAGCAGCCCTTCACCCCCGACGATTTGAAAGAGATCGAAAAGCGGATGAAGGCTATTATCAAGTCTTCCCAGTCTTTCCGACGTCGTGTAGTGAGTGAAGAAGAAGCGAGAGCAGAGGAGGCTGACCAGCCTTACAAACTCGAGCTTATCGGCCTCAAGGAAGCTCAAATTGAGGGTGAGGAAGCTACCGAAGTTTCCGCCGGCGAGCTCAGCATGTACGACAACATGGATCGTGACGGCAATGTAGTTTGGAAAGACTTATGCCGCGGCCCCCACCTGCCCAACACCCGCTACATTAAGGCTTTCAAAATTATGCGTTCCGCTGCGGCCTACTGGCGTGGTAGCGAGAAGAACCCCATGCTCCAACGGGTGTACGGCACAGCCTGGGCTTCCAAGGACGACCTCAAGGCATACATGACTCGCCTTGAGGAAGCAGCCAAGCGCGACCACCGTAAGCTGGGTTCGGAATTGGATCTATTCTCCTTCCCAGACGAGATTGGCCCAGGCTTGGCAGTCTTCCACCCCAAGGGTGCTGCAATTATCAATGCGATGGAAGACTATTCTCGTGAAATGCATCGCAAGACAGGCTACTCATTCGTGCAAACCCCGCACATCACCAAAGGGAACCTCTACGAGATTTCCGGCCACTTGCAATGGTACAAAGACGGTATGTATCCGGCCATGCATTTGGATGAGGAGACTGATTCTCAAGGCCAAGTAGTCAAGCAGGGCTTCGACTATTATTTGAAGCCGATGAACTGCCCCATGCACAACTTGATTTTCAAGTCTCGCCAGCGTTCTTACAAGGAACTGCCTCTGAGACTCTTTGAGTTTGGCACAGTCTACCGCTACGAAAAGTCGGGCGAAGTCCACGGACTGACGCGCGTTCGTGGCTTGACTCAAGATGATTCGCACATCTACTGCACCCGTGAGCAGATGAAAGACGAGCTCACTAGCCTCTTGAAGTTCGTCTTGAAGGTCCTCAAAGACTTCGGCCTAAATGACTTCTACCTTGAGCTCTCTACCAAGGATCCCAACAAGTTCGTCGGTTCCGATGAGGTATGGGAGGAGGCAACTTCTACTCTGGCAGAAGTTGGCAAGGAATCCGGTCTTGAACTGGTAGACGATCCTTGCGGCGCTGCTTTCTACGGCCCCAAGATTTCGGTCCAGGCCCGCGATGCTATTGGCCGTACTTGGCAGGTTTCGACCATCCAGCTCGACTTCAACCTGCCTGAGCGCTTTGGCCTTGAATATATTGCTGCCGATGGTTCCCACCAGCGTCCGGTGATGATTCACCGTGCGCTCTTCGGTTCCATTGAGCGCTTCTTTGCCATCCTTCTGGAGCATTATGCAGGTGCTTTCCCTGCTTGGTTGGCTCCCGTGCAGGTGCAGGCAGTGCCAGTGGCTGATGAGTTTGCAGACCACTTGGAAGATATTATTGCCCAGCTCAAAAACAACCTAGTGCGTTGCGAGGTTGATCGTTCCGACGATCGCTTTGGTAAGAAGATTCGCAATGCTGCCAAGTCCAAGGCACCCTTCATCTTGATTGCAGGCGAGGAGGATGTCTCCAACAACGCTGTCTCCTTCCGTTTCCGAGATGGTAGCCAGCTCAACGGCGTGGCTGTCCCAGACGCTGTAGCATGGATTGACCAGGCCATTAAGCAGCGTGCGCTCATTAACTCAGTAGAGGATTTTGTAGCGCATACTGACGCAGTGCAGAACTGA
- a CDS encoding PAC2 family protein, with protein MREEAAPHRYPFLIAAFEGWNDACSASTNVIRHLLNYYPSQEVGTIASEGFYDYQVARPMLCHVQGRRNILWPETKFYEVTINTEITLLVETGPEPNYQWSEFCRQSIHLAEDYDVQGIITLGSMFADCPHTRDLPIDVLSNDEAESNPEDHSGPVGIPTVLDALASQAGFQTEAIWVSVPQYLGSDECALGSLQLLRCLSKKLGIALNEGDLPVKAEHWKAQASVLLRCNDELAEYVHRLEVESDTKATERLQQNGDVPAAEELVREAEAFLKSMGGHDTASS; from the coding sequence ATGAGAGAAGAAGCTGCACCACATCGCTATCCCTTTTTGATAGCGGCCTTTGAAGGGTGGAATGATGCCTGCTCGGCATCGACGAATGTAATTCGCCACTTATTGAACTATTACCCTTCTCAAGAGGTGGGCACCATTGCTTCTGAAGGATTTTATGATTATCAGGTAGCTCGCCCCATGCTTTGCCATGTTCAAGGTCGGCGCAATATTCTATGGCCAGAAACTAAATTTTATGAAGTAACTATTAACACGGAGATTACCTTACTGGTAGAAACAGGCCCGGAGCCCAACTACCAGTGGAGCGAATTCTGCAGGCAGAGCATCCATTTGGCCGAAGATTACGATGTGCAGGGCATTATTACACTTGGTTCTATGTTTGCAGACTGCCCTCATACTAGGGATTTGCCTATCGACGTGTTATCCAATGATGAAGCCGAAAGCAATCCAGAAGATCACTCGGGACCAGTTGGTATTCCTACGGTTTTAGACGCTCTGGCGAGTCAAGCCGGCTTCCAAACTGAGGCCATTTGGGTATCCGTGCCGCAGTATTTAGGTAGCGATGAATGCGCCCTGGGAAGTTTGCAATTGCTACGCTGCTTGTCTAAGAAATTGGGGATTGCACTCAACGAAGGTGATTTACCAGTTAAGGCCGAGCATTGGAAGGCCCAAGCCTCTGTTTTGCTGCGGTGCAACGATGAACTGGCTGAATATGTGCATCGTCTCGAAGTCGAAAGCGACACTAAAGCTACTGAGAGACTTCAGCAAAATGGGGATGTCCCGGCGGCGGAAGAATTAGTTCGTGAAGCTGAAGCTTTCCTAAAGTCTATGGGAGGCCACGATACGGCATCGTCGTAA
- a CDS encoding MFS transporter, with protein sequence MKCLRKCASLVHSSISQYLALMGDWGLASLVVGTFLNTLAGGEVNLLLTIHVYRSTGSSPIAVSVLFVVTYLPNLVIAPLCAGLADRYNRRYLLASCGVSQAVLCALFLTHPSLLCMLVLAFLITSVRAVIKPARYALAAQLTQGSQRSSLNALMMMSTTLAGILSGAVTALMTGLLRELAFVVAVAMSLLAAGFDVVRARQAKIPVSVRKLSSTVSPLSALLEQSALLESIRLLEHTPLLRSLTVTSTLLWAGLGMQEPVLVVFVKTVLAGSDASYAYVTSVASLGALVGAVIAGPLARTRTAAVHSYAWSITLAGLIFGVFAGSQEITAAGALLFAGNAAYGVANVIDEFLEQELAPQHVRARIISLIGAIATGGYLIGGALVGCTVELLGARWSALISAGLITGAGFIASCTMPARIKVLA encoded by the coding sequence ATGAAGTGTTTGAGAAAATGTGCCAGCCTGGTTCATAGCAGCATCTCCCAATACCTTGCTCTTATGGGAGACTGGGGACTTGCGAGTCTCGTAGTCGGTACTTTCCTCAACACTCTTGCTGGGGGAGAGGTCAACCTGCTTCTCACTATTCATGTGTACCGGTCCACAGGATCGTCACCTATCGCGGTCAGTGTGCTCTTCGTGGTGACTTACCTGCCTAATCTTGTAATTGCTCCCCTGTGTGCGGGCTTGGCAGACCGTTACAACCGCCGGTATTTGTTGGCATCATGCGGCGTGTCGCAAGCTGTACTCTGTGCTTTGTTCTTGACCCACCCAAGTTTGTTGTGCATGCTGGTGTTGGCTTTTTTGATAACCTCTGTTCGGGCGGTCATAAAACCGGCTCGCTATGCTTTGGCTGCTCAACTTACCCAAGGCTCCCAACGATCTTCTCTGAATGCTCTTATGATGATGTCCACCACTCTCGCAGGTATTCTTTCTGGAGCAGTGACAGCGCTCATGACAGGTTTATTGAGGGAATTAGCTTTCGTTGTAGCCGTCGCTATGAGTCTGTTGGCAGCCGGCTTTGATGTCGTCAGAGCTCGGCAAGCCAAAATACCAGTTAGTGTGCGCAAACTCAGCTCAACTGTTAGTCCATTGTCTGCATTGCTAGAGCAGTCAGCTTTGTTGGAGTCAATTCGCCTACTGGAGCATACGCCACTTCTGCGGAGTTTGACGGTGACCTCGACTTTGCTCTGGGCTGGTTTAGGTATGCAAGAGCCTGTGCTTGTGGTGTTTGTAAAAACGGTGCTAGCTGGCTCTGATGCTAGCTATGCGTATGTGACGTCGGTTGCTTCTTTGGGCGCTTTGGTAGGGGCGGTCATAGCCGGACCATTGGCGCGCACGCGAACCGCAGCAGTACACTCATACGCGTGGTCTATCACGCTAGCGGGTCTCATATTCGGTGTCTTTGCTGGTTCTCAGGAAATTACTGCTGCCGGAGCACTATTATTCGCTGGTAATGCTGCTTACGGTGTGGCAAATGTGATTGATGAATTTTTGGAACAAGAGCTGGCTCCACAACATGTCAGAGCTAGGATTATTTCACTTATTGGAGCTATCGCTACGGGTGGTTACTTGATAGGAGGTGCGCTAGTCGGTTGTACAGTTGAACTCCTTGGTGCCCGCTGGTCAGCGCTAATTTCGGCCGGTCTTATCACCGGTGCCGGCTTCATTGCATCTTGCACTATGCCAGCTCGCATTAAAGTATTAGCCTGA
- a CDS encoding MDR family MFS transporter, which produces MSQNNSKTTKVGPVTAAVFMSTFMTAVEGTIVSTAMPTIVSDLHGLSLMNWVFSIYMLMCAVTTPIYGKLSDRFGRKPLINIGLLVFVIGSLLCGLSHTMIQLILARVVQGLGAGAIQPLTFTILADIYPIEKRAKMIGFNSSAWGVASIVAPLLGGFLVQQLSWHWVFAVNVPIGLISIVLIQVFLKEDIKSHESPIDYCGIALLTLCLVGLMLGLQNLDGSASLWASLVPLALAIAAALALVAVERKQADPILPLKLFGNRTFMIQNVVILLISGFLMGFETYLPIRMQSVLGFNPTMGGFALTPSSILWLVGSFMAGRLLTKHPPHWITSLSLGFLIAGCLASIFVPLHTSYLVFLLISAVLGYGFGLSITIGTMTSQSVVSSDEVGTATSFNTLARSLGQTLMISLFGIVMNVVMAQGVKRTPGLTSEMMDRMINPETAGQLPEQFLEPARAIVYDSLRWIFIVGLIILLAAFIINLFDHKSNRLLTQTKAEKVEI; this is translated from the coding sequence GTGAGCCAGAACAATAGTAAGACTACGAAAGTTGGTCCGGTTACTGCAGCGGTGTTCATGTCGACATTCATGACGGCAGTTGAAGGAACAATTGTCTCTACGGCGATGCCCACGATTGTCTCGGACTTGCATGGGCTAAGTTTGATGAACTGGGTTTTTTCCATATACATGCTCATGTGCGCGGTGACGACGCCGATTTATGGCAAGCTTTCGGACCGTTTTGGCCGCAAGCCGCTTATCAATATAGGGCTACTTGTTTTCGTTATTGGCTCTCTGCTATGTGGGCTTTCTCACACTATGATTCAGCTTATCTTGGCACGAGTCGTTCAAGGTTTGGGCGCTGGCGCTATCCAACCGCTGACCTTCACCATTTTGGCTGACATCTACCCCATTGAGAAACGCGCCAAAATGATTGGATTCAATTCCTCTGCCTGGGGCGTGGCTTCAATCGTGGCTCCACTGTTAGGCGGATTCCTTGTCCAGCAGCTTTCTTGGCACTGGGTTTTCGCCGTTAATGTGCCAATTGGTCTGATTTCTATCGTACTTATCCAGGTCTTTTTGAAGGAAGATATCAAATCCCACGAAAGCCCTATCGATTACTGCGGTATTGCTTTACTTACCCTGTGCCTAGTCGGCCTCATGCTCGGATTGCAGAATCTCGACGGCTCGGCTAGCCTGTGGGCCAGTCTTGTTCCTCTTGCCCTGGCAATTGCTGCTGCCCTTGCACTGGTTGCTGTTGAGCGCAAGCAAGCGGATCCTATATTGCCTCTGAAACTGTTTGGCAACCGTACATTCATGATTCAAAATGTCGTGATCCTCCTCATTTCCGGCTTCCTGATGGGTTTTGAAACTTACCTGCCTATTCGTATGCAGTCAGTTTTGGGCTTTAATCCCACTATGGGCGGTTTTGCTCTCACGCCCAGTTCGATTCTGTGGCTGGTTGGCTCATTTATGGCAGGTCGGCTGCTCACTAAGCATCCGCCACACTGGATTACCAGCCTTTCTCTAGGCTTCCTCATCGCCGGCTGCCTGGCTTCAATCTTCGTACCACTGCATACTTCGTATCTGGTCTTCTTGCTGATTTCCGCTGTGCTCGGTTACGGTTTTGGCCTCTCCATCACTATCGGCACTATGACTTCGCAGTCAGTTGTTTCATCTGATGAAGTCGGCACAGCCACCTCATTCAACACGCTGGCCCGTAGTTTAGGGCAGACCTTAATGATCTCCCTTTTCGGCATCGTTATGAACGTAGTCATGGCCCAAGGGGTAAAGCGCACTCCCGGCCTAACCTCTGAGATGATGGACCGCATGATTAATCCCGAAACCGCAGGCCAATTGCCCGAACAGTTCTTAGAGCCAGCTCGTGCAATTGTCTATGACAGCCTACGCTGGATTTTCATCGTCGGACTCATCATCTTGCTAGCTGCCTTCATTATCAATCTCTTCGACCACAAGTCCAACCGTTTGCTCACCCAAACGAAGGCAGAAAAGGTTGAGATCTAA
- a CDS encoding class I SAM-dependent methyltransferase, with translation MTINNDSSNLHDDVADNKANWDDRAKVHAEGGYGDLHVFAQDTSVITPAVQRDLAILQPHLRDRTIAGKSLIHLQCHIGTDTISWQRLGASKVHGVDFSPKSLEYARELARTAQAPITYVEADARYADTALPGEHFDCVVTSVGTITWLPSLEEWGRSIANLLSPGGIFMIRDNHPLLFALDENNLAITGDYLSGTEDSYESDGSYTPGSAGKVAHTRNHNWAHDFQEITSSLLNAGLSIEELGEHSEADWQALPMLDYDASSQVWKMPQGAPRIPLTFSLVARKPLS, from the coding sequence ATGACAATAAATAATGATTCCAGCAATCTCCACGACGACGTAGCTGATAATAAAGCTAATTGGGATGACCGCGCGAAGGTACACGCTGAAGGTGGCTATGGTGACTTACATGTCTTTGCGCAAGACACTTCAGTCATTACCCCAGCTGTTCAAAGAGACCTGGCAATCCTGCAACCTCACTTGAGAGACCGCACTATCGCTGGAAAAAGCCTGATACACCTTCAATGCCATATTGGCACTGATACCATCAGCTGGCAGCGTTTGGGAGCTAGCAAGGTACATGGCGTCGATTTCTCGCCAAAATCCTTGGAGTATGCCCGCGAGCTTGCGCGGACAGCACAGGCACCCATCACCTATGTGGAAGCCGATGCTCGATACGCCGACACTGCCTTGCCCGGAGAACATTTTGACTGCGTAGTAACCAGCGTAGGCACCATTACTTGGCTACCTAGCTTAGAAGAGTGGGGCCGTTCGATTGCCAATCTGCTTTCGCCTGGTGGTATATTCATGATTCGAGACAATCATCCCCTATTGTTTGCACTCGATGAGAATAATCTTGCTATCACTGGAGATTACTTGTCGGGCACCGAAGACAGTTACGAATCGGACGGCTCGTATACTCCCGGCTCAGCAGGTAAAGTGGCCCACACGCGCAACCACAATTGGGCCCACGATTTCCAAGAAATCACCTCCTCGCTTCTCAACGCTGGTTTGAGCATAGAAGAGCTTGGGGAGCACAGCGAGGCCGACTGGCAGGCCTTACCCATGCTGGATTACGATGCCTCTAGCCAAGTGTGGAAGATGCCGCAAGGGGCTCCTAGGATTCCGCTCACCTTCTCACTGGTCGCAAGAAAGCCTCTCTCGTAA
- the uppP gene encoding undecaprenyl-diphosphatase UppP, giving the protein MNFFQAILLGLVQALTEYFPVSSSAHIRIVGALMGQDPGAAFTAIIQFGTELAVLLYFRRDIARILTHWFRCLAGKDGSSWQERMGSKDRDAALGWYIIIGTVPIVLAGLLFQKAIETNLRNLWITVVVLILFGLLLDYYDRTGKQNKTIGEMSAKDALLFGIGQMLALVPGVSRSGGTMTFGRALGYTRESAARISFLMAIPAVFGAGILETYKSVKDINADAAFPGWGATICATIVSFVVGYLVIIAFLKIVSKFSYRGFVIYRICLAIIVAILLLTGVIPAIGGVAAA; this is encoded by the coding sequence ATGAACTTTTTCCAAGCAATTCTCTTAGGTCTTGTCCAAGCTTTGACTGAGTATTTCCCAGTCTCGTCTAGCGCCCATATTCGAATCGTCGGCGCCTTAATGGGTCAAGATCCGGGAGCTGCCTTCACTGCGATTATTCAGTTTGGTACTGAGCTGGCGGTTCTACTGTATTTTCGCCGAGATATTGCGCGCATTCTCACTCACTGGTTCCGTTGCCTGGCCGGCAAAGATGGTTCGAGTTGGCAAGAGCGTATGGGTTCTAAAGACCGAGACGCCGCCTTGGGCTGGTACATCATTATTGGTACGGTTCCGATTGTGCTTGCTGGACTGCTGTTCCAAAAGGCTATCGAAACAAATCTGCGCAACTTATGGATTACTGTAGTGGTGCTGATTCTCTTCGGCCTCCTGCTTGACTATTATGACCGCACCGGCAAGCAAAATAAGACTATTGGAGAGATGAGTGCTAAAGACGCCCTGCTCTTTGGCATAGGGCAGATGCTGGCGCTTGTTCCTGGCGTATCGCGTTCCGGCGGCACCATGACCTTCGGCCGAGCTCTTGGGTACACTCGTGAATCTGCTGCCCGTATTTCCTTCCTGATGGCCATTCCAGCTGTTTTTGGCGCGGGCATTCTTGAGACTTACAAGTCGGTCAAAGACATCAATGCAGACGCTGCCTTCCCCGGCTGGGGGGCCACTATCTGCGCTACGATTGTCTCCTTTGTGGTTGGCTATCTGGTTATCATTGCCTTTTTGAAGATAGTCTCTAAGTTCTCGTATCGAGGCTTTGTGATTTACCGTATATGTCTCGCTATTATCGTAGCCATTCTCTTGCTCACGGGTGTGATTCCTGCTATTGGTGGCGTTGCTGCTGCCTGA
- a CDS encoding fructosamine kinase family protein — protein MTSTYRKTRAGAPRGFFECEGRGLQWLGQAQPQGGPRVVQVYDWGKDYLDIERVDSASPTPGAAYSFGAQLAHLHDAGASSFGAGPEGYEGTCYFGPLQDPVPMDTGDWQDPISYLAEGRLKPMVQMGIDRGTLNRSDMSMIEDLIEALPDIMGAAANDKPARIHGDLWSGNVMWTADQDSTQAVLIDPAAHGGHREEDLAMLHLFGMPYLTQIEDGYQSVHPLASGYRQRYTLWQLYPIAGHCVFFGGGYVSELRSMCRDLLS, from the coding sequence ATGACAAGCACATATCGCAAGACGAGAGCTGGAGCTCCTCGGGGCTTCTTCGAATGCGAAGGCCGGGGTTTACAATGGCTCGGGCAGGCGCAGCCCCAGGGGGGTCCGCGGGTTGTACAGGTCTACGATTGGGGCAAGGATTACCTCGACATTGAACGGGTCGACAGCGCAAGCCCAACTCCCGGGGCGGCCTACAGCTTTGGAGCTCAGCTGGCGCACCTGCACGACGCTGGAGCTTCCAGCTTTGGAGCTGGCCCAGAAGGCTACGAAGGCACCTGCTACTTCGGCCCCTTACAAGACCCGGTTCCGATGGATACTGGCGACTGGCAAGATCCCATAAGCTACTTGGCCGAAGGGCGGCTGAAGCCCATGGTGCAGATGGGCATTGACCGCGGCACTCTCAACCGTTCAGATATGTCCATGATTGAAGACCTTATCGAGGCACTGCCCGACATCATGGGTGCGGCAGCAAACGATAAGCCTGCTCGAATTCATGGAGACTTGTGGTCAGGCAATGTGATGTGGACCGCTGACCAAGATTCAACGCAGGCAGTGCTCATAGACCCAGCAGCCCACGGTGGTCACCGGGAAGAAGACCTAGCCATGCTCCACTTGTTTGGCATGCCTTACCTTACGCAAATCGAAGACGGATACCAGTCTGTGCATCCGCTAGCATCTGGCTACCGGCAACGCTACACACTCTGGCAGCTCTACCCCATCGCCGGACACTGCGTCTTCTTTGGCGGCGGTTACGTATCTGAGCTGCGCTCCATGTGCCGCGATTTACTGAGCTGA
- the dnaJ gene encoding molecular chaperone DnaJ, with product MADYYELLGLERNASDDDIKKAYRKMSRKYHPDIAGPEFEDKFKEVNSAYEVLSDPQKRQMYDAGVDPNSPGGGAGAQGFDMGDIFGQFFGGGFQGAAQQPIPRTQPGRDALTEVSIDLKMAVFGGTAHTQIHTFGLCQTCGGSGAEGNSQPVTCPICHGEGFTQKVVRTLLGQMMTTAACERCEGHGTIIEHPCAECQGHGRVRVRRDVGVAVPAGVADGSRLRLASQGEVGEGGGAAGDLYIDVHVKADKLYTRDGDDLHCWIGVPMTWAVLGHSVSLETFDGQQELEVPAGCQPGDVVEVKGLGVTMLGTQDRGDIVVHVLVQIPTKLNDQESQLIEQFAASHDANANEVTQSSKPFHSKKGLFGKIKDIFS from the coding sequence GTGGCAGACTACTACGAGCTTTTGGGGCTTGAGCGCAACGCGAGCGACGATGACATTAAGAAGGCTTATCGCAAGATGAGCCGTAAATATCATCCCGATATTGCTGGTCCCGAATTTGAAGACAAGTTCAAGGAAGTCAATAGCGCTTACGAGGTGCTTTCAGACCCGCAAAAGCGTCAGATGTATGATGCGGGTGTCGATCCTAACAGCCCAGGCGGGGGAGCAGGTGCTCAAGGCTTCGATATGGGCGATATTTTTGGTCAGTTCTTTGGCGGTGGTTTCCAGGGTGCGGCCCAGCAGCCGATTCCTAGGACTCAGCCCGGCCGAGATGCTCTAACTGAGGTCTCTATCGATTTGAAGATGGCTGTGTTTGGCGGCACTGCTCACACGCAGATTCATACTTTTGGCTTGTGCCAGACTTGTGGCGGCTCGGGGGCGGAAGGCAATAGTCAGCCGGTGACCTGCCCTATTTGCCATGGTGAAGGCTTCACCCAAAAGGTCGTGCGCACGCTGCTGGGTCAGATGATGACTACTGCGGCTTGCGAGCGCTGCGAGGGCCATGGCACTATTATTGAGCATCCTTGCGCTGAATGCCAGGGCCATGGTCGAGTTCGCGTCCGTCGTGATGTGGGCGTAGCTGTGCCTGCCGGTGTGGCAGACGGTTCGCGCTTGCGCCTGGCCTCTCAAGGAGAAGTTGGCGAGGGCGGCGGCGCTGCCGGTGATTTGTATATCGACGTGCATGTCAAGGCAGACAAGCTCTACACCAGAGATGGCGACGATTTGCACTGCTGGATTGGCGTACCGATGACTTGGGCCGTTTTGGGCCATAGCGTAAGCTTGGAGACCTTCGATGGTCAGCAGGAATTGGAAGTGCCAGCCGGCTGCCAACCCGGTGATGTGGTTGAGGTCAAGGGTTTAGGCGTCACTATGCTAGGCACACAAGATCGTGGCGATATTGTGGTTCACGTTCTCGTGCAGATTCCCACCAAGCTCAATGATCAAGAGTCTCAGCTGATTGAGCAGTTTGCGGCAAGCCATGACGCGAATGCTAACGAAGTGACTCAATCTTCTAAGCCTTTCCATAGCAAGAAGGGATTGTTTGGCAAGATTAAGGACATCTTTAGCTAA
- the hrcA gene encoding heat-inducible transcriptional repressor HrcA, whose amino-acid sequence MSADRRMLVLRAVVEDYIRSQEPVGSSALTQGHQLGVSSATIRNDMAALEDEGYLIQPHTSAGRIPTQKGYRYFVDRLAKLVPLSQAQRKGIDVFLSDSVSLEDTLRRAARLIAEFTGQVAVVASPSLAKSRLRRLELIAISTRTLLIVVITDTGRVAQHTLNLPYKCHEDEQVFLRLSETINKRCSGLTLSGAADYALKSAKEQREDNTAQLLRDLAQVFADLADEEESTNLYMAGRSQLTHQQTVSVTELAPLLDALEEQVVLMRLMSAQSELSQQQGGVSVAIGSETQTPGLMHASVVTSGYGHASSEGQDADHSAASKPTLAQNGPIAFVGSIGPTHMNYPATMSAVHAVASYLTQFVTRTEDDKGYY is encoded by the coding sequence ATGAGTGCCGATAGACGCATGTTGGTATTGCGCGCAGTAGTTGAGGATTACATTCGCTCCCAAGAGCCGGTTGGTTCCAGCGCGCTCACGCAAGGGCATCAGTTAGGTGTCAGTTCTGCTACTATCCGAAATGATATGGCCGCGTTAGAAGATGAAGGCTATCTCATACAACCCCATACCTCTGCTGGCAGAATTCCCACGCAAAAAGGTTACCGCTATTTTGTAGACCGCTTAGCTAAGTTGGTTCCCCTATCCCAAGCCCAACGCAAGGGTATTGATGTTTTCCTGTCGGATTCGGTCAGTTTAGAAGACACCTTACGCAGGGCTGCACGTTTGATTGCTGAGTTTACTGGGCAGGTGGCAGTAGTTGCATCACCTTCTTTGGCAAAGTCTCGTCTACGCCGGTTGGAACTCATCGCTATCAGTACCCGCACCCTCTTGATAGTCGTTATTACCGACACTGGTCGCGTGGCTCAGCATACTTTGAACTTGCCTTACAAGTGCCATGAGGATGAACAAGTGTTCTTGAGGTTGTCTGAGACCATAAACAAGCGGTGCAGTGGGCTTACATTGTCGGGTGCTGCCGATTATGCGCTCAAGAGTGCAAAAGAGCAGCGCGAAGACAATACCGCGCAGCTTTTACGTGATTTGGCACAGGTTTTTGCAGACCTAGCTGATGAGGAAGAGTCTACTAACTTATATATGGCCGGTCGATCACAGTTAACCCACCAGCAAACCGTGTCTGTTACGGAACTGGCACCACTTCTTGACGCACTTGAGGAGCAGGTTGTGCTCATGCGCTTAATGAGCGCTCAAAGTGAACTTTCTCAGCAACAGGGCGGGGTAAGCGTAGCTATCGGATCCGAAACCCAAACGCCCGGGCTCATGCATGCCTCGGTAGTTACTAGCGGGTACGGCCATGCCAGCAGCGAGGGTCAAGATGCCGACCATAGCGCTGCATCGAAGCCCACTCTCGCCCAGAATGGCCCTATAGCATTTGTGGGCTCCATTGGGCCAACACACATGAACTATCCGGCCACTATGAGTGCAGTGCACGCGGTGGCCTCATATTTAACACAATTTGTGACGCGTACTGAAGACGATAAAGGTTATTACTGA